The proteins below come from a single Lactobacillus johnsonii genomic window:
- a CDS encoding GntR family transcriptional regulator gives MKKYELVADKIKAYITKNKLHHGDKLPTITELMKEYQVGKSTILQAITLLTQRGIVYKVQGSGVFVRPTGRDGYMSLTDNAGFAHVLKDPTTEVIEFAEKRPPKPLCDYLHSDEVCYFIKRLRRQEGKPFVLEESYYPKSIIPFMSKEIAEGSIFDYIKDGLKKEIRFSDKYMRVRKLRADEAKYLELEEGDPCLEVYDTFYLANGTPFDSSKLVYNYQNSKFYDQSSDDII, from the coding sequence ATGAAAAAATATGAATTAGTTGCGGATAAAATAAAAGCTTATATCACCAAAAACAAACTTCATCATGGAGATAAGTTACCAACAATTACCGAATTAATGAAAGAATATCAAGTTGGTAAATCTACTATCTTACAGGCGATTACTTTGTTAACTCAACGAGGAATAGTTTATAAAGTTCAAGGTTCTGGCGTTTTTGTCAGACCTACAGGGCGAGATGGTTATATGTCACTTACTGATAACGCCGGGTTTGCTCATGTTTTAAAAGATCCTACTACTGAAGTAATTGAGTTTGCTGAGAAAAGGCCCCCTAAACCTTTATGTGACTATCTGCATTCTGATGAAGTATGTTACTTTATAAAAAGATTGCGCAGACAAGAAGGGAAGCCATTTGTTTTAGAAGAATCGTATTATCCTAAGAGCATTATTCCGTTTATGAGTAAGGAAATTGCTGAGGGATCGATTTTTGACTATATCAAGGATGGTTTAAAGAAAGAAATTCGTTTCTCTGATAAATATATGCGCGTTAGAAAGTTAAGAGCCGATGAAGCAAAATATCTAGAATTAGAAGAAGGAGATCCCTGTTTAGAAGTTTATGATACTTTCTATTTAGCCAATGGGACACCATTTGATAGTTCTAAATTGGTATACAATTATCAAAACTCTAAATTCTATGATCAAAGTTCTGATGATATTATTTAA
- a CDS encoding DUF3284 domain-containing protein yields the protein MITIKEQANFESKDFFNYLDRQLTQAIKKSRGNDLPVKIAAETTYQQRNVKAEITEYEFGKKYVSVFKSPKIYIKIGYYLTDTPQGCQIVFKEDVLSYDEKKHSNIGTWFYNWQLKQGAKKQLKQMKNNVLAYTK from the coding sequence ATGATTACAATCAAAGAACAAGCAAACTTCGAATCAAAAGATTTCTTTAATTACCTAGATAGGCAACTTACTCAAGCAATTAAAAAATCCCGTGGTAATGACTTACCTGTTAAAATTGCTGCAGAAACAACATATCAACAAAGAAATGTAAAAGCCGAAATCACTGAATATGAATTCGGTAAAAAATATGTTTCAGTTTTTAAGTCACCTAAAATATATATTAAAATTGGCTACTATTTAACCGATACACCGCAGGGTTGTCAGATTGTTTTTAAAGAGGATGTTCTTAGCTATGACGAAAAGAAACATTCTAATATCGGTACCTGGTTTTATAACTGGCAGTTAAAGCAAGGCGCAAAAAAACAACTAAAGCAAATGAAAAATAATGTCTTAGCCTATACAAAATAA
- a CDS encoding glycoside hydrolase family 1 protein, protein MTKNYSMPKDFYWGGASAANQYEGGYKDGGKGLNAVDVLTNGSASEPRKVTWKTADGKTGSTPMVWGKEFKLPEGAKPAPLADYYYPSHEGTDFYHHYKEDIKYMADMGFNMFRLSLNWSRILPNGDDKEPNKEGLAFYDKVFDECAKYGIEPLVTLSHYETPLSLVNRFGGWKDRKMIDIFVHYADIVMNHYKGKVKYWLTFNEINAMDMAPYMGGGLIDGSEQNRAQGAHNQFVASSKVVKLAHEIDQNNQVGQMLAYSAYYPYTADPADQILVMKAKQEMLFYSDVQTGGRYPEYRLKQYERDGIKLDDKPEDYELIENYPADFLSFSCYTSNVLTTHEADAKANGNVSAGGVKNPYLDYNAWGWATDPDVLRIALNDLWDRYHKPLFIVENGLGWGDELTEDHKVHDDYRIDYLRAQIKSMEEAVNEDGIPLMGYTMWSAIDLVSNGTGEMKKRYGFVYVDRDDKGNGSLKRYPKDSFNWYKKVIVSHGKDLD, encoded by the coding sequence ATGACAAAAAACTACTCTATGCCTAAAGACTTTTACTGGGGCGGTGCTAGTGCTGCAAACCAGTATGAAGGTGGTTATAAAGACGGTGGAAAAGGATTAAACGCCGTTGATGTACTAACTAATGGTTCTGCTAGTGAACCAAGAAAAGTCACCTGGAAAACTGCTGATGGCAAAACTGGATCTACTCCAATGGTTTGGGGAAAAGAGTTTAAACTACCCGAAGGAGCAAAACCAGCTCCTTTAGCTGACTATTACTATCCAAGCCATGAGGGAACAGACTTCTATCACCACTATAAAGAAGATATTAAATATATGGCTGACATGGGCTTTAATATGTTCCGTCTATCATTAAATTGGTCACGTATCTTACCAAACGGCGATGATAAAGAACCAAATAAAGAAGGCTTAGCCTTCTATGATAAGGTCTTTGATGAATGTGCTAAATATGGCATTGAGCCTTTAGTAACTCTCTCCCACTATGAAACGCCCCTATCTTTAGTTAATCGTTTTGGAGGCTGGAAAGACCGAAAAATGATTGACATTTTTGTTCATTATGCTGATATTGTAATGAATCACTACAAAGGAAAAGTTAAATACTGGCTAACCTTTAACGAAATTAATGCTATGGACATGGCTCCTTATATGGGCGGCGGATTAATTGATGGTAGTGAACAAAATCGTGCTCAAGGAGCTCATAATCAGTTTGTAGCAAGCAGTAAAGTAGTTAAGCTAGCTCATGAAATCGATCAAAACAATCAAGTAGGTCAAATGCTTGCCTACTCTGCTTACTATCCTTATACTGCTGACCCAGCTGATCAAATTTTAGTTATGAAAGCTAAACAAGAGATGCTCTTTTACTCAGATGTTCAAACTGGAGGTCGTTACCCTGAATATCGTTTAAAACAATATGAACGTGATGGCATCAAACTTGATGATAAGCCAGAAGACTATGAGTTAATAGAAAATTATCCAGCAGACTTTCTAAGCTTTTCTTGCTACACTTCTAATGTTCTTACTACGCATGAAGCAGACGCAAAAGCTAATGGTAATGTTTCCGCAGGTGGCGTTAAGAACCCTTATCTTGACTACAACGCCTGGGGATGGGCAACGGACCCAGATGTATTACGAATTGCCTTAAATGACCTTTGGGATCGATACCATAAGCCCCTCTTTATCGTTGAAAATGGTCTTGGTTGGGGCGATGAATTAACTGAAGATCATAAAGTTCATGATGACTATCGAATTGACTATCTTCGTGCCCAAATCAAATCAATGGAAGAAGCAGTTAATGAAGATGGTATTCCTTTGATGGGTTATACCATGTGGTCAGCAATAGACTTAGTCTCAAATGGTACTGGTGAAATGAAAAAACGCTATGGCTTTGTTTATGTTGATCGTGATGACAAAGGAAATGGATCTTTAAAGAGATATCCTAAGGATTCCTTTAACTGGTATAAAAAAGTTATTGTCTCCCATGGAAAAGATTTAGACTAA
- a CDS encoding GntR family transcriptional regulator, translating to MTAEAKYLKVARILQKRIEDGVYKPQTPLPDQKTLAEELHVSRLTVKKALDGLQRKGLVYKESGLGTFVLGPIPIQDKFDSPANAFSGLANLLGSNEVTSDIIEFNVEFPNEDVQHYLKLKSSDPVYNIRRLRRLEGKPLILEHTFMPVNLVPDLNEDILHNSIYNYLHHNLKLKFGVAYRKIKATKADDWDQQYLQAKKDDPILELEQIVWLNNGQPVEYSTSRNRYNERNYVVLETNSF from the coding sequence ATGACTGCTGAAGCAAAGTACTTAAAAGTTGCTCGAATTCTACAAAAAAGAATTGAAGATGGAGTCTATAAACCTCAAACTCCCCTTCCTGACCAAAAAACACTTGCAGAAGAATTACACGTAAGCCGTTTAACTGTTAAGAAGGCCTTAGATGGTCTACAAAGAAAAGGTCTGGTTTATAAAGAATCTGGTCTCGGCACTTTTGTCTTAGGCCCAATTCCAATTCAAGATAAATTTGATTCACCAGCAAATGCTTTTAGTGGTTTAGCTAATCTACTAGGATCTAATGAGGTCACTAGCGATATCATTGAGTTTAATGTTGAATTTCCAAATGAAGATGTTCAACATTACTTAAAATTAAAATCTAGCGATCCAGTTTACAATATTCGTCGTCTAAGACGGCTTGAAGGTAAACCTCTGATTCTGGAACATACATTTATGCCAGTTAACTTAGTTCCAGATTTAAATGAAGATATATTACATAATTCTATCTATAATTATCTTCATCATAATTTGAAACTTAAATTTGGCGTTGCCTATCGTAAAATTAAGGCTACTAAGGCTGATGATTGGGATCAACAGTATCTTCAAGCCAAAAAAGACGATCCAATCTTAGAGCTGGAACAAATTGTCTGGTTAAACAATGGTCAACCAGTTGAATATTCAACAAGCCGAAATCGCTACAATGAACGAAATTATGTCGTTTTAGAGACAAATAGCTTTTAA
- a CDS encoding PTS lactose/cellobiose transporter subunit IIA, which yields MAQENSDNMQVVMGIIMQAGNAKAAAMQAIQAAKKGDFEKADEFIKQANEGLVNAHNVQTDMLTQEAQGNHVKVDLYMVHAQDHLMTAITFIDLAKEVVAVYKKMAEK from the coding sequence ATGGCACAAGAAAATAGCGATAACATGCAAGTTGTAATGGGAATTATTATGCAAGCTGGTAATGCAAAGGCTGCTGCTATGCAAGCAATCCAAGCTGCTAAAAAAGGCGACTTTGAAAAGGCTGATGAGTTTATTAAGCAAGCAAACGAAGGCTTAGTAAATGCCCACAATGTTCAAACTGATATGTTGACCCAAGAAGCACAAGGTAACCATGTAAAAGTTGACCTTTACATGGTTCATGCTCAAGACCACTTAATGACAGCTATTACTTTTATTGATTTAGCTAAGGAAGTAGTAGCTGTTTACAAAAAAATGGCTGAAAAGTAA
- a CDS encoding PTS sugar transporter subunit IIB, producing the protein MADKTIMLACSAGMSTSLLVSKMQNAAKEKGKDYKIFATAASGIQDEIDKEHPDVLMLGPQVQYMEDSVKKITDEAGIPLAVINMQDYGMMNGEHVLETAQELMGDK; encoded by the coding sequence ATGGCAGATAAAACTATTATGTTAGCTTGTTCAGCAGGTATGTCAACTTCACTTTTAGTATCAAAGATGCAAAACGCAGCTAAAGAAAAAGGTAAGGACTACAAGATCTTTGCTACTGCAGCATCAGGTATTCAAGATGAAATTGATAAGGAACACCCAGATGTATTAATGCTTGGACCTCAAGTTCAATACATGGAAGACAGTGTTAAAAAGATTACTGATGAAGCAGGCATCCCATTAGCAGTTATTAACATGCAAGACTACGGTATGATGAATGGTGAGCATGTTCTTGAAACTGCTCAAGAATTAATGGGCGATAAATAG
- a CDS encoding glycoside hydrolase family 1 protein yields MNKHKMPKDFFWGNSVSSMQTEGAWDEDGKGLSVYDVRPATENTTDWHTAIDEYHRYDEDLDLMKEMNMNMYRIQISWSRVCPEGDGDFNPKGIEFYDKLVDAMLDRGIEPMICLYHFDMPLHLAKEYNGFMSRHVVDAFVRFGKKMIDHFSDRVKYWIVFNEHNLYFQDEVFNISGYEKGDKTLDDMYTIFHHTMISHIRLANYIHEKYDDVKIGGMLAFQQIYPETSKSTDVWAAKQIQEFLNFNIYDADTGRGYSPEVLQYAKDHNINWDITEDDKEEMKKAKADFLAFSYYSSWTVSADKIPADVAPNRYMNYGGVENKYLKTNAWGWTIDPLGFRNAITTMYNHYKIPIFPIENGIGLKETWDGEHMIEDDERIAYHEEHIKAMKDAMFLDGAKVLGYLGWGLIDIPSSHADMEKRYGAVYVNRSNHDLKDLKRVPKKSFYWFQKVLKDNGDEI; encoded by the coding sequence ATGAATAAGCACAAAATGCCTAAAGACTTCTTCTGGGGCAATTCGGTTTCAAGTATGCAAACTGAAGGTGCCTGGGATGAAGACGGTAAAGGCTTATCAGTTTACGATGTACGACCTGCTACAGAAAATACTACAGACTGGCACACCGCGATTGATGAATACCATCGTTATGATGAGGATTTAGACCTAATGAAAGAAATGAATATGAATATGTATCGTATTCAAATTTCATGGTCAAGAGTTTGTCCCGAAGGAGACGGGGATTTTAATCCTAAAGGAATTGAATTTTATGACAAATTAGTAGATGCCATGCTTGATCGCGGAATCGAGCCGATGATTTGTCTTTATCACTTTGACATGCCCCTACACCTAGCAAAAGAATACAACGGTTTTATGTCACGCCATGTTGTTGATGCTTTTGTTAGATTCGGCAAAAAGATGATTGATCATTTTTCAGACCGAGTTAAATACTGGATTGTTTTCAATGAACATAATCTTTACTTCCAAGACGAAGTATTTAACATCTCTGGTTACGAAAAAGGTGACAAAACTTTAGATGATATGTATACCATCTTTCACCACACCATGATCAGTCATATTCGATTGGCTAATTACATCCATGAAAAATATGATGATGTAAAAATCGGCGGAATGCTTGCCTTCCAACAAATTTATCCTGAAACTTCAAAATCTACCGATGTTTGGGCAGCAAAACAAATTCAAGAATTTTTGAATTTCAATATTTATGATGCAGACACTGGCCGTGGTTATTCACCGGAAGTACTACAATACGCTAAAGACCACAACATTAATTGGGATATAACTGAAGATGATAAAGAAGAAATGAAAAAAGCAAAGGCTGACTTTTTAGCTTTTAGTTACTATTCTTCTTGGACAGTGTCAGCTGATAAAATTCCTGCCGACGTTGCTCCTAACCGTTACATGAATTATGGCGGTGTAGAAAACAAGTATCTCAAGACAAATGCTTGGGGCTGGACAATTGATCCACTTGGTTTTAGAAACGCCATTACCACTATGTACAACCATTACAAGATTCCAATCTTCCCAATTGAAAACGGAATCGGCTTAAAAGAAACGTGGGATGGTGAGCATATGATCGAAGATGATGAACGTATTGCTTACCACGAGGAACATATTAAGGCTATGAAAGATGCCATGTTCTTAGATGGAGCTAAAGTTTTAGGTTATCTAGGTTGGGGATTAATCGATATTCCAAGTTCACATGCCGATATGGAAAAACGCTATGGTGCTGTTTACGTCAACCGTTCAAATCATGACTTAAAAGATTTAAAACGTGTTCCAAAGAAATCATTTTATTGGTTCCAAAAAGTATTAAAAGATAATGGAGACGAAATATAA
- a CDS encoding ROK family protein: MNLIAIDIGGTTIKIATWINQKLKMAFTIDTPDNLDTFYEELTDAVNEIKANHNIDGVAISSPGAVNKATGVIEGASALPYIHNFKIVPELEKRFGLPVSIENDANCAALAEIADGAAKGCSSMAFLVIGTGVGGSIIINNQIWHGAHLYGGEFGFMIIDGKQLSELASPVTMAKRYNKKTGKDFDGKTVFELADTDDPVAQEERGKLLHALAVAIFNIQHSFDPEKIIIGGGISQNPELVPLLDDEIAKLRNKMDIETVKPILDICTLKNEANLRGAVADFEKEH, encoded by the coding sequence ATGAACTTAATCGCAATTGATATTGGCGGCACAACTATTAAAATCGCTACCTGGATAAATCAAAAATTAAAGATGGCATTTACTATTGATACACCGGATAATTTAGATACTTTTTATGAGGAATTAACTGATGCAGTTAACGAAATAAAAGCTAATCATAACATTGATGGTGTAGCCATCTCTTCTCCTGGTGCTGTTAATAAAGCTACTGGCGTGATTGAAGGAGCAAGTGCTCTACCGTATATTCACAACTTTAAGATCGTACCTGAATTAGAAAAAAGATTTGGTTTGCCAGTAAGTATCGAAAATGATGCAAACTGCGCAGCTCTTGCCGAAATCGCTGACGGAGCAGCTAAAGGATGCAGTAGTATGGCATTTTTAGTTATTGGTACCGGCGTTGGGGGAAGTATCATTATTAACAATCAAATCTGGCATGGTGCACATCTCTATGGCGGTGAATTTGGTTTTATGATTATTGATGGTAAGCAGTTAAGTGAGCTAGCTTCACCTGTTACCATGGCCAAGCGCTACAATAAAAAGACTGGAAAAGATTTTGATGGTAAGACTGTTTTTGAACTTGCTGACACTGATGACCCAGTTGCTCAAGAAGAACGGGGAAAGCTCCTCCATGCTCTTGCTGTAGCAATTTTTAATATTCAACACAGTTTTGATCCTGAAAAAATTATTATTGGTGGTGGAATTTCACAAAATCCAGAATTAGTTCCCCTACTCGACGATGAAATTGCTAAATTAAGAAATAAGATGGATATCGAGACCGTGAAACCAATTTTGGATATATGTACATTAAAAAATGAAGCAAATTTGCGTGGAGCGGTTGCAGATTTTGAAAAAGAGCATTAA
- a CDS encoding CPBP family glutamic-type intramembrane protease codes for MNTPSSRQGNLTRYIVYLVLYLIVIGVKKLALLNDHVNKIGYFFFLLCALFTLYFYIRQFNREQRFFEKKPTMPLLADYGFIVGVSILVILGRVFVSYLQAKGSVPLMSFQIIYQKAECNLLFWFLIFSTGLLLPAMQVYLTTGFFFNYGFRAQNMVSGIVGIMCSGFFYGILNFQTSFSLFILNSLYGMLFAWSYLYSQRIMMPIYLAILNGIFMVILA; via the coding sequence ATGAATACACCATCGTCCAGACAAGGAAATTTGACTAGATATATTGTTTATTTGGTCTTATATTTAATTGTAATTGGAGTTAAAAAATTAGCTCTGTTAAATGATCATGTAAATAAAATAGGGTACTTTTTTTTCTTACTTTGTGCCTTGTTTACTTTATATTTTTATATTCGACAATTTAATCGAGAACAACGATTTTTTGAAAAAAAGCCCACGATGCCTTTATTAGCAGATTATGGATTTATAGTTGGTGTATCTATTCTGGTGATTTTAGGACGTGTTTTTGTTTCCTATCTTCAAGCTAAAGGAAGCGTGCCCTTAATGTCTTTTCAAATAATTTATCAAAAGGCTGAATGTAATCTTTTATTTTGGTTTCTTATATTTTCGACTGGTCTTTTGCTACCAGCAATGCAAGTATATTTAACAACAGGTTTTTTCTTTAATTATGGGTTTAGAGCACAGAATATGGTTAGCGGTATAGTTGGCATTATGTGCTCAGGCTTTTTCTATGGAATACTTAATTTTCAAACTTCATTTAGTTTATTTATTCTCAATAGTCTTTACGGGATGCTTTTTGCTTGGTCTTACTTATATTCACAAAGAATCATGATGCCAATTTATTTAGCAATCCTAAATGGAATTTTTATGGTGATTTTAGCCTAA
- a CDS encoding SOS response-associated peptidase family protein, translated as MCSHYEMPSLKEIKTYLKTDLELPLVVSKNIEDKFESVTQIYPKSPSLVMLYSDDELKLVEKKWGYPSPFKKNRVIYNARVERFYEEKPSMWDDSFARQRCIILSNEFWESSKQTYLASNNKTYHEHSSFTAKDEPMALIAGIYKGDDFSMVTTASNDTVLPVHERMPLVLKPSELRRWLFQNFTSLLDRSEYNLDRHQLPHR; from the coding sequence ATGTGTAGTCATTATGAAATGCCATCGCTTAAAGAAATTAAGACATATCTAAAAACTGATTTAGAATTACCACTAGTTGTATCAAAAAACATTGAAGACAAATTTGAATCTGTTACTCAAATTTATCCTAAATCTCCATCTTTAGTTATGCTATATAGCGATGACGAACTAAAGTTAGTTGAAAAGAAATGGGGCTATCCAAGTCCATTTAAAAAGAATCGAGTAATTTATAATGCTCGGGTAGAGCGTTTTTATGAAGAAAAACCATCAATGTGGGATGATTCATTTGCTCGCCAGCGGTGCATTATTTTATCTAATGAATTCTGGGAAAGTAGTAAGCAAACTTACCTTGCATCAAATAACAAAACCTATCATGAACACTCATCTTTTACTGCAAAAGATGAACCGATGGCATTAATTGCTGGTATTTATAAAGGGGATGACTTTTCAATGGTCACTACTGCTTCTAATGATACTGTGCTTCCAGTTCATGAAAGAATGCCCTTAGTGTTAAAGCCATCTGAATTACGTCGTTGGCTCTTTCAAAACTTTACTTCTCTACTTGACCGGTCAGAATATAACCTAGACAGACATCAGTTGCCACATCGTTAG
- the trpS gene encoding tryptophan--tRNA ligase — MTKEILLTGDRPTGKLHIGHYIGSLKNRVKLQNEGKYDPYIMIADTQALTDNARDPEKIKNSLIQVALDYLAVGLDPEKSTIYVQSQIPALFELTAYYMDLVTVARLERNPTVKTEIKQKNFKDSIPVGFLNYPVSQAADITAFKATIIPVGDDQEPMLEQTREIVRTFNRVYNTDILVEPKGYFPPKGQGRLPGLDGNAKMSKSLGNAIYLSDDAKTVQKKVMSMYTDPNHIHVEDPGQVEGNTVFTYLDVFAPDKDKVAELKEQYQKGGLGDVKIKRYLNKVLEEELGPIRERREKFAQDPDAVYEMLLEGSKKANEVANQTLQEVREAIGLNYFDRLNK, encoded by the coding sequence ATGACAAAGGAAATTTTATTAACTGGAGATAGACCAACCGGAAAACTTCATATTGGTCACTATATTGGCTCCTTAAAAAACCGTGTAAAATTACAAAATGAAGGTAAATATGACCCTTATATTATGATTGCGGACACTCAAGCACTAACTGATAATGCTAGAGATCCTGAAAAAATTAAGAATAGCTTAATTCAAGTAGCTTTGGACTACTTAGCTGTTGGACTAGATCCTGAAAAGTCTACTATCTATGTGCAATCACAAATCCCTGCTCTTTTTGAATTAACTGCTTATTACATGGATTTGGTAACAGTTGCACGTCTAGAAAGAAATCCAACTGTTAAAACTGAAATTAAGCAAAAGAATTTTAAAGATTCAATTCCAGTTGGTTTCTTAAACTACCCAGTTTCTCAGGCAGCAGACATTACTGCTTTTAAAGCAACAATAATTCCAGTTGGGGATGATCAAGAACCAATGCTTGAACAAACTAGAGAAATTGTTCGTACTTTTAATAGAGTTTATAACACTGATATTTTAGTTGAACCAAAGGGTTACTTCCCACCAAAGGGACAAGGTAGACTTCCAGGTTTAGATGGAAATGCAAAAATGTCTAAATCACTTGGAAATGCAATTTACTTGTCCGATGATGCAAAGACTGTACAAAAGAAAGTTATGTCAATGTACACGGATCCAAACCATATTCATGTTGAAGATCCTGGTCAAGTAGAGGGTAATACTGTCTTTACTTATCTTGATGTTTTTGCACCAGATAAAGATAAGGTGGCTGAACTTAAGGAACAATATCAAAAAGGTGGCTTAGGGGACGTTAAAATTAAACGCTACTTGAATAAGGTTCTTGAAGAAGAACTTGGGCCAATTAGAGAGCGTAGAGAGAAGTTTGCTCAAGATCCAGATGCTGTATACGAAATGTTACTAGAGGGATCAAAGAAGGCAAATGAAGTTGCTAACCAAACTTTACAAGAAGTTAGAGAAGCAATTGGTTTAAATTATTTTGATAGGTTAAATAAATAA
- a CDS encoding deoxycytidylate deaminase, whose amino-acid sequence MTRDRIPWKQYFMMQALVIAQRSTCDRALVGSVLVKDDRMIATGYNGSVSGQPHCDDVGHLMVDGHCVRTIHSEMNALIQCAKNGISTEGTEIYVTYFPCFNCSKCLVQAGIKKINYYYDYHDNPLALKLLREKGVAIEQVTLDHKYVQSLAERLEKTDNEK is encoded by the coding sequence ATGACAAGAGACAGGATTCCGTGGAAGCAATATTTTATGATGCAGGCGTTAGTTATTGCACAGCGCTCAACTTGTGACCGAGCCCTAGTGGGAAGTGTGTTGGTCAAGGACGACCGGATGATTGCCACTGGTTATAATGGAAGTGTTTCTGGACAACCTCATTGTGATGACGTTGGTCACTTAATGGTTGATGGACACTGTGTTAGAACTATTCACTCAGAAATGAATGCCTTAATTCAGTGTGCTAAAAATGGTATTTCAACTGAAGGTACTGAAATCTACGTGACTTATTTTCCTTGCTTTAATTGCAGCAAATGCTTAGTTCAGGCTGGTATTAAGAAAATTAACTATTATTATGATTATCATGATAATCCGTTAGCACTCAAGTTACTGCGTGAAAAGGGTGTGGCGATTGAACAAGTAACGCTAGATCATAAATATGTTCAAAGCTTAGCTGAGAGGTTAGAGAAGACGGATAATGAAAAATAA
- a CDS encoding TPM domain-containing protein codes for MKNKFISFGILLISFLLFTASTTSFVSDLQNLFNNQTKELVTQKNKEYQKTKNKPEIRLLSLKNSNDINKIRPMKNQVIIVAALQNKRKNVQILVGKNYQDVLTQNKCSNIIRYAGDKLRSEKKSSFNSGIRLVFNACATLIAQKDKLSYDKNSLTQEELQKIDHPQSVSLVWGLVIAALISFGLVLFKSTRKPH; via the coding sequence ATGAAAAATAAGTTTATCAGTTTTGGAATACTCCTAATTTCTTTTTTACTATTTACTGCTAGTACAACTTCTTTTGTTAGTGATCTGCAAAATTTATTTAATAACCAAACTAAAGAATTAGTAACTCAAAAAAATAAAGAGTATCAAAAAACAAAAAATAAACCTGAGATTCGGCTTTTAAGTCTAAAAAATAGTAATGATATAAATAAAATTAGGCCGATGAAAAATCAGGTAATTATTGTAGCTGCATTACAAAATAAAAGAAAAAATGTTCAAATTCTTGTTGGTAAAAATTACCAAGATGTTTTGACACAAAATAAGTGTAGCAACATTATTCGATATGCAGGCGATAAATTAAGAAGTGAGAAAAAATCAAGCTTCAACTCAGGAATTCGATTAGTTTTTAATGCCTGTGCAACTTTAATTGCCCAAAAAGATAAGTTATCTTATGATAAAAATTCTTTGACGCAAGAAGAGTTACAAAAAATTGATCATCCACAAAGTGTAAGTTTAGTTTGGGGATTAGTGATTGCAGCTTTAATTAGTTTTGGATTAGTTTTATTCAAAAGCACGCGAAAGCCACATTAG